CAACGCCAGTGCGATCACATAGTAGACCACGACATGGGCAGGTAAGGCGCGCTGTCGCTGGCTCGCCTTGCCTGTGGCTTGCAGCACCTCGTGCACCTTGGGCAGGGGGAACGTTTTTGCGATGACCCCCAGCGTGATGTAATCCGTGATCCGCGTGCCTTCGGGAAGCCCTGCTGGAGTTCGAGCCATCCTTCACCTCGCTTTCCATGAGTAAGGAAGACGAGAGAAGAATAGCACGAAGGCACACTAAGTGAACAGTATTGGACTTACGCCGCACCCGGCACTCAGCCCTATGCTCCTTGGACGCTGGAAAAGCGAACGTTGACAAGGCATGTTCGGGATTGTCGCGAGGCAAACATCGGCTGAGTGCCGGGTGCAGCGACTGTAGGAGCCACGCCCGGCGCTCCACCAGGCCCCTTGCCCCGCCGGTTCAGAGGTCTGATGGCTTCGAACGCAACTTGCTATGCGGCGGCCGCTAGTGTAGCGTTTCCGAAATCTCGCGGTTTTCCCAGGGGATGGGGCTGGGAGCCCCTCCTTCGCTGAACGGCCTCGCAGGGGCCGCCTCGGCGCGGTCCGCTGCGGCGCGTGAGGGCACGCGCCGCGGTCGCTCCCCTGGCGCCGGGCGGCCCGGGCTGCTCGGCCGTCGCGCTTCGTCGGAGCCCCCAGCCCCATCCACGCAATCCGCATACGTTTTTGCGAAACGGTACACTAGTCGTCGGCTTTCAGCCGCTGGATCTCCAGCCTCCCAGCCTCCCAGCCTTCTAGCCTTCTAGCCTCCCAGCCAATGCCACAGCGCCGCCGCCAGCCCCCCGGAGACCAGGAGCCAGGAGGGCAGGTACCACAGGGCCTCCTGCCGGGTCTCTGGGTTGCGCCACCGGCGGACGAGCACCCGGGCTCCGCCCAGGATGCCCAGGCCGAGGATCCCGAGGGCCAGCCACCGGAGCACGGCCAGGGGGAGGAGGAGATCGGGCTTCGCCAGAACCCGGGACACGTGCACGGCCAGGTAGGTCTCGGCCCCCAGGGGGTCGTACGCGAGATAGGGCAGATACCCCGCCTTGGCGTTCAGCTTGACTAGGGCGAGCGCCCCGTGGGCCCCGAGCACCGGCCCCACGAACGCCGCGAGGACCGACCTCCACCGGAACGGCCGCCCACGGGAGGCGTGCCCCGGCCGCACACCGGCGGGCGGCGATCCGGGGCGCCCCCCCAGCCGGAGCGCCATCCGGCCCAGGGCCGCGGGAACGGCCAGGAGGAGCGCCGGCACCGCCACCCCCATCCAAGCGCTGCGCAGCCACGCGGGGGGCCGCACCCCCGGGGTGAGCGCCACCTCGGCCGCGGGCCAGGTCCGGTAGAGGGCCAGGGTCACCAGCCCCAGCAGGAGCCCCAGGAACACCGCCCGGGCCGGACCAAGATCCCCGGAAGAGGGCCGGCGGCCCCACCACAACGCCAGGTTCTCCCCGGGGCACCGCCGCAGGCACCGCAGGCACAGGAGGCACTCCGCAGCGTCCATGCGGCTCGGGTCCAGGGCCACGGGGCACCCTCCCCGGTCCCGGCGGTGGAACCACACCCACCGGCCCCAGTCCGAGCGCCGCCACTGGGGATCCGTGGCCACGCAGGCCCGGCCGCACCCGGAGCAGGCCCCCGGATCCTTGGGCCCCACCGCCACCGGAGCATGCCGGCCGTACAGGGCGAGCACCGCGCCCACCGGGCACAGCCCCCGGCAGAATGCGCTGCGCCGCCACAGCAGGGCCGAGGCCAGGGCCAGGGTTCCCACCCCGGTCACGAGCACCGCCGTGGCATGGGGGCTCAGGTTCGCTTGCGTTCCCACCACCGCGCCCACGCCGAGCCCGAACACGACCAAGGCCCCCCATCCCCGGGAGATCCACCGGGGCCACGGAAGCCCCACCCCCCGCCGGCCCACGGCATCGGTCACCCACCCCAGGGGACACACCCCGCACCAGGCCCGGCCGAGGGCCGGCACCACCAGGACCAGCCCCATGAACCAGAACACCCAGAACAAAAGCGTGGTGGCGTGGGTGTATGCCCGGGGATGCAGGTCGGGCACGCCGGGAATCGCGTCCCGCCCCCACCCCAGGGCCGCCAGCACCACGTACCCGGCCAGGAACGCGGCCCGCACGGCGGTCTGGGCCGCAGGCCGCAGGAACGGCCGGGTCAGGGGATGCCGGGAGAGATCAAGGGGACGGGTGGACAAGGGTGTGGACTCCGTTTTGGAGACGGCGTGGCGGTTGGGCGGCTGAAAACCTTCTTGTTTCCGGCGCCATCCCCCGCCCCAACCCGCGGGGGGATCCCGATCACGGATCAGGACGAAGAGGACGGATGACAGAGAACCCCTGTCCTCTGTCTCATGTCCACTGGCCCCCGACACGCAGGCTGCCTAGCCGCCTAGCCGCCTAGCCGCCCCGCTTTCCTCACCGATACACGTTGTCGGGAAGCCGCTCGCGGCCGGTTTCGTCCGGAAAGGTCTGGGGCGTCTTACGGATCAGGGCGAGGCTGCGGGCCGCCCACTCCCGCACCGCGGGCACGGGGTCGTCCCGGCGCAACCGGTCGAGGACTGCGTCTGCCCCACCGGCCTCCAGCACCCCCAGGGCCCGGGCCGCCTCCATCCGCACCCGCCAGTCCGGATCGGACAGCAGGGGGAGCAGGTCCGCAGCATGGGCGGGGTCGCCCAGCATGCCCAGGGCCCAGGCCGCGGCGGACCGGGTGGGCGGGTCGGCCAGGGCCTCCACCAGAAGGGGGCCGGCGCGCCGGTCTCGGATGTCCCCCAGGGCGAGCACGGCCTGGAGCCGGGCGGCGGGGTCGAGGCGCGGGGCCGCCTCAAGGATCGCGGGCACGGCACCGGCCCCCAGCTTCACCAGGGCCCGGGTGGCCTCCCGGGCCACATCCCCCCCTTGGGCCAGGGCGGACGCCAAGACCGGGGCCGCTCCGGGCCGGCCCAGCTCCCCCAGCACCCAGGCCCCCACGTACCGGCGCGGGAACGACCGGTCCTCCAACGCTGCGGCCGCCTCGTCGGACGCCCAGGGCCACCCCCGGTTCCCGGCCGCCGCCAGGGCGTGCTCCCGGAGCACCGGATCCTCCGACCGGCACGCCTCGCGAATCCGAGCCTCCACCACCTCGTCCGGCAGGGCAAGAACGGCCTTGTACGCCTCGGACCGGATCGCCTCGGCCCAGGGGCGCCCCATCCGCCCCACCAGGTCCGCGGCCGCGTCCGAATCCCCCGCCCGGGCCGCCCGGACCAACTCCTCCACGGGCACGGTCCGGGGCACCCCGCACGCGACGAGGAGAAGGAAAAGGAGGGTCGCGGGTCGCAGGTCGCGGGTCGTCCGTCGCGGGCCAGGCCTCCCAGCCTCCCAGCCTCCCAGCCTCCCAGCTTTACCGCCGTGACGAGTGACGGGTGACGGGTGACGGGTGACGCCTCCAGCTTCCCGGCTACCCAGCCGCCCAGCCGCCCAGCCGCCCGGCCGCCCAGCCTCTCCTACCATACCTTGTGCACCGTGATGTCCACGCCGGTGACCACCTGCCCCCCGGGCACGATCACGGCCGAGGGATCCACGGTGCCCTGGTCGTACCGGCCGTACAGCTCGCCCACCTCGGGGGGGCCCCCGTACCGGTTGCGGGCGCACACATAGTAGGTCCCCCCCTCGGGCAGCCGGACCTCGTAGCGACCGTCAGGCCCGGTCTTGGCCGACACGAACTTGGGGCGCTCCGACATCTGGATGTGATCGTACACGTGCACCCGCACCCCCTCCACGGGGTTCCCCTCGGCGTCCAGCACCCGGCCCCGGATCGCGGTGGTCCACCCCGCGGACGCACCGAGCGGTTGCTTGGCGTTGCCCTGCTTCACGTAGGCCAGCACCGGGAGGTCCAGGGGCTCGCCCGGCTCCACCCGCACCCGCACCGGGTCGCTCTTGAGGTCCCCGGATCGCACCGGCCCGGTCTTCTCTCCGCTCGCCCGGCGCCGCGCCACCAGCAGGTACTCACCGGGGGGCAGCTCGACCTCGAACCCGCCGTCGTCCAGGGGCCCCAACTGCAGATAGGGGGGGCCCCTCAGGTCCATGCCCGGCTTGTACACGTCCACCACCACCTGCCGGGCCGGCTCGTACACCGTGCCGCGGACCTGCGTGAGGGTACGGTCGTCTCCCCGGGAAGAGAAACACCCGACCACGCCGATCAGGAGGAGCATCCCCACGATCCAAGACCAGGCGCCCCTCTCGCGCCCCCGGTGCCCACACCGCGCGGTCAACTCAACCCTTTTTCGCTCGATTGCCAACGCATTGCTCCGGTGTCAGGTACCCCCGGCAAAGCCGGGGGCTTGCGGTTGCTGGCCCCTCAAAGGGGCCTGATCGCAACCGGAAGGTCAAAACCCGTTGAGCCCAAACATATCGCTCGCCCTTAGCAACGTGGCCCCTGACGGAGCCCCAACCTCCGGCGAGTGAATCCGACGGAGAATGAACAACGGCATATTCCCGGAACTGTCAAACTTCGACTGTCCCCCGGCATAGCCGGGGGCTTACCCATGTTGGTTATCGTGCATTGCACAACACAAAGGCAGGAGGACACGCCGAATGGGTTCCCAAATCACGGTCCGGCTGGACGACCGTCTGGCATCCGCGCTCAACACCGCAGCGGAGAAGACGGGGTTTCGGCGCTCCGACATCGTGCGTTTCGCCTTGGCCCGGTTCTTGGAGGAACGTTCCGAACCGGAGGAATCTCCCCTCTTCTCCCGGGTAAGAGACCTGTTGGGTTCGGTGGAATCCGGGGTCCCAGACCTGGGCGAAGCCCACAGAGAACACCTCGAACGACGGTTCCGGCGCCGTGGATAGAATGCTTTTGGATACGGGGGCCCTCGTGGCCTTGCTGGACCGGAGCGAGAGGAACCACCCCCGCTGCGTCGAAGTTCTCCGCCGGTTCCATGGGCAGCTCCTTACCACCGAACCCGTCCTCACGGAAACCGTGTATCTACTCGGGCCGTCCTTCTACAACCAGGACCCCGCACTCCGATTTTTCCTTCTTGGAGGCGCAGAGCTCGTACCCTTGACCCCGAAGCGCCTCGCGAGAACCCGTGAACTCATGGAGCGCTACGCCGACGTGCCGATGGACCTCGCCGATGCAACGCTGGTGGCACTGGCCGAAGAACTGCGCATCTACGATGTGTTCACCCTGGGTCGCCGTGGTTTCTCCGCGTACCGCGCCTCAAGAAACAGGGCGTTTCGCATCGTGCCGTGAGATCGAACGTAAGAGCTCAAAGCCTCGCCCCGGCATCCGCGGCAACCCGCGCCTCTCCCCCCGATCTCAGCCTCTCCCCGGGCACCAGCCAGATGCGCACCGGCTCGGCCACGGCGTTGTGATCCTGGCTGACCCCGTCCAGAAGCGCGATCCCCACCGGGTACACGCCGCCCGGCTCCAGCGCCACGTCTCCCGGATCCGCCCCCTGGAGGGCCCGGCTGAACGTCACGCTCCACCAGCCGGCGGTCCACCTGCCCACGGCCTCCACCTCGGTACGACCGGAAGGGGGGGCCCGGTCCAGGAAGGCCGGAGCCCGGGCCCCGGGCTCCGGATCCGGGGCCTCCACCGGCCCCCCCGCCTCCGGCACCCGGTTCTCCACGAACCGCTCGCCCGGCACGTCCGGCTCGCGGCCCCCTGGGGCCAGGAACAGATCGTCGGCAGCCCCGTCCAGGCTCCCCCACCCGGCCTTCCACTCCCACAGATCCAACCGTCCCCAGCCCTCGGGCGAGGCCATCCGGTAGTCTGCAAAGGCCCGGGGTCCGGCCATGCGAAAGTCCGCCAGGTGGCAGGCCTTCACGCAGGTGAACCCTTCCACGCCGGCCCCCCAGAGCACCGCGACCCCGTCCTGCCCGCTCGGCCCCCGCCGCCACGAGCTTCCATCCCAGCTCCACCCCGGCCCCCGGTGCAGCGTCGGGTCCGACCAGGTGATCCGTAGATACACGCGCTCCGGCGTGTAGAACGCCCGCACCTCCAGGTCCACCGGCGGGGCCTGGGTGCCGTGGTGGCACGAGGCCGTGGCCTTGTGCACCGCATCGGCGTCCACCGAGGCCTCGTCCGCCCGGGTCGTGCGCCCCCCCTTCGCCTGGGCGCGCAGGGGCACCGCATTCTCCCAGTCTGACTCGGTGGGGGGGTGGTCCAGGGGCAGGGCAAACACCCGGTCAACGGGCGTACGGCACGCCGTCGGTGCGAACGCCGCTGCCAACAGCAGCATGGCGAGAAGAGTTCGAATCCACACGGGTAGGGGTACCTGGGAAGGGGATCAGGGGTTACGGGAAAGGGGCGGCCACACCCAGAGGACCTCTTCCCTCAGCACGCGAGCGAACCGACCGCCACGTCGACCGACGGCCTTCCACTCGGCCTCTGTGTACACCAAAAGATCTACGGGCACCGGCAGAACTTCAGTGCTCCAGGAAAGGCACCGGCGCTCGAACGGTTCCCGGGAGGCCCGCACCACCGCCACCAGGTCCAGATCGCTCCCGGGCCCCCAATCCCCCCGAACGTAGGATCCGAAGCACCCCAGCCGCACCAGCTCCGGGTGTCGGGCGGCCTCGTCCCGTACCCACCGGTCGAGTGCCGTGAGCACCTCCTCAGGCCGAGGCCATCTGAGCACGGGCGAACGCAACGATCTCACGGGCATAGTCCACCGCCGGGCCGCTGTGGAGCGGGCCGTAGTGTTCCGCCGGCGCCCCGGCCGGATGGCCGTTGGGATACCGGGTCGGAATGTAGTAGCCGTCGAGCACCTTTGCCTTCTGCACCAGGTCGTCCGGCACGTCCGTCGGGAGCTCCTTGAGCAACCGTGCCACCACGTGCCCCCACGCATCCTGGCCGCACCACAGGTGCAAGGCCTTCACGGCCTTTTCCGCGGCCTGCTGGGCCACGAAACAGGCCCACTCGTGGCGCTCCATCCGGGCGGCCTGCACCGCCATCTCCAGATCCAGCTCGGCCTGGGTCAACCAATCCTCAGAGCGGTTCGGCATTCTTGCCCCTCAGGCCCCACACCCCTGTTCCGCGAGATTCCGCAACCGCCGCACCAACTCTGCTGCGCGCGGCAGCCACGGCCGAACGTCCTCTACCGGGAAACGGACCAAATCGGCGTAATCCCCCCTCTGCCGGCTGTCGAAGAGCTGGTCATAGAACTGTCCGAACGCCACTGGCAGCAAACCGGGTCGCACAAATTCGCGGTGCAACAACGAACGTATTCCCGAGTGCTTTGGGCTGCTGAATCCCTTCGCCAGAAGCGCCGCCGAGGCCGCATAGAATACCGCGTAGTACAGCCGATTCACCGCCGAGGTTCCGTAGCCCGCCCCCAAAAGAAGCTCGGCTTCCTCTAGCGCCTCACTCGAGCGTTCCAACCTGTACCTGACCAGTGCCTCGACTTCGGGGCTCATACGATACGGCCCTCTCGCTCCACATTTTGCACGAACGGCATGGCCTGAAAGACGGGGCTTTCCCACCGCTCACGCGACTCCGCGAACACCGTGATCACGGCACCCGTATCGAGTTCAACCGGGTAAACGGCGGCCCGGATCCGCTGTTCCCTCGCGAGATCCACCGGTCCTTCCAACAACACGAGCAGGTCGTAATCCGAATCGTCCCTGGCGTCGCCGCGAGCCCTCGACCCGTACAAGACCACCCGTGCCCCGGGCTCCACGTTCTGGATCAAGGCTTTACACCGGGAGAGAACGGAATCGACAGTCCCCTTTTTGCTCATCGAAACCCCCTTCTCTCAAAGGGCTTATGTACCGGGATCACGAGGAGCACCGCGGGAACCGACAGGCTTTCGATGCGGTTCCCCATGCTCGGCCTTCAGCGATACACATCGCGCCGGTGCCCCACATGGAGCACCACGACGACACCCTGCTCGTCGTCGATCTCGTAGATCACGCGGTAGGACCCGATTCGCACCCTCCACCCATCCCGGCCCACGAGCTTTCGAGCCTGGGTGGGTCGCGGGTTTTCGGCTAACGCCCGGATGGCGTCCCGCACCGCCTCGTAGCTCTTCGATGGCAACCCGGCGAGTTCCTTCTGGGCGCGACGGAGGATCCGGAGCCTGTACCTCACCCCCCCCGTCTCTCCTCGATCTCTTGCACTGCCGCCTCGAAATCCACGGTCTCGTCCCCCGATGCTTTCGCGGCATCGTAAGCGCGGATGCTTTCCAGCTCCTCTAGAGCCTCCAGCATCCGGCGGTAGTCACCCAGCGAAACGATCACGGCAACCGGATTCCCTTGCTCGTCCGTCACATACCGCGCCGGTTTCCCACCCATGCCACACCTCCCGCCCCCGCCCTTGGTTCTCTGCCGAGCAGCCGTATTATACTGCCTACCGAGCACGACTGACACCACACGTCCAGGGAGTTCTCCACGTGGGTCCCCCGCACGACATCGAAACCATCCGCCGCGCCGTTGTCGAGGTGGTGGGCGACGACCCCGACGTGGTGGCCGCGTATCTCTTCGGCTCGCGGGCCACCGGGCGGGAGAAGCCGGGAAGCGACGTCGACGTGGCGCTCCTCATGCGCGAAGGCTTCGACTACCTCGCCCACTACGATCACATCCTCCGGGTCATGGGCGAACTCGAGGACCGGCTCGGCACCCGGGTGGACGTGGTGTACCTGAACCGGGCCGACCCGGTGCTCCAGCGCGAGGTCCGGATGAAGGGCCGGCTCCTGTGGGAGCGGGACCGCAGCGCCCGCATCGCCTGGATCGTACGCAGTCGAAAACTCTGGCTCGACGGCGAGCACCGCCGCCGGATCTACCGGGAGGTGCGCGCCCGGAAGGCCAAGGAGGCACTACATCATGGTTGACGTGGCGCTGGCCCACCGCCTGCTCGCCCTCATCGAGGGATACCTTGGAGACCTCACCGTGCTCGGCGACCTAACGTTCGAGGAGTACCGGGACGACGTACGCACCCGCCGGTTCGCGGAGCGCACGCTCCAGATCGCCATCGAGGCGTGCCTCGACCTTGGCCAGCACATCCTCGCCGACGAGGGGTGGGGCGAACCGCAGACCAACCGGGAGGTGTTCCGCCTTCTCACGAAGCACGGTGTCCTGGACGAGGACCTGGGCCGCCGCATCGAGCCCATGGCGGGATTCCGGAACCTTATCGTCCACAACTACGGCGACATCGACGACTTCCTGGTCTACGGCATCCTGCGGGACCGCGTCGGAGACATCCAGCGGTTCTGCCGGGCAGTGCGGCGTTTTCTGGAGCGGGGGGAGGAGCGGTGAGGCGCTTCGTGATTCTCCTTTCGTTCCTCGTCGCCGTCTGCGCCCGGGCCGAGGATACCCAGATCCGCTGGAGCGGGCGCGTGGCGCTCGATGCGCCGCTGACCGTCACGGCCGACCAGATCCTCGTGGTCGAACCCGGCACGGAGATCGCGGCCGGCCCCGGGGGCACCGTGCTCGTGCAGGGCAAGGCCTACCTGCTGGGCACCGCGGAGTCGCCCGTGCGGATCACCGGCACCCGGGAGGCCCCTCAGCCCGTGTTCCAGGCCAACACGCCGGAGGCCGTGGTGCGGCTCCACCGGGTCGAGGCCGAGGGCTGCGGCACGGTGGTCGGGGCCACGGCCGGCACGGTGGTGGCCACGGAATCGGCCTTCCGGAAGAACGCCACCGCCCTCAGGCTCCAGATGCGCACCCGCGCCGTCCTGGGGGACGTCGCGTTCGAGGAAAACGACCTCGGGCTCGCGGCCGACAACGGGGCCCTCGTCACGGTAGACGGGGCAGCGTTCCGAAAGAACACGGTGGGCGTGGGGGCCGGAAACTCGGTGCGGCTCACGCTGCGGGGCTGCCGGTTCGAGGCGAACGAGACCGGCTACAGCCAGACGAACGGGGCCGACACGGCGCTGGAGGGCTGCTCGTTCACGGGCCACACCGGCGCGGCCGTGTTCCTTCGCCAGTCGCGCCGCAGCCCCCGGATCTCGTTTTGCCGGTTCGAGGAGAACCGGGCGGCCGTGGTGGCCCGGTCGACGAGCCACCCCCTGGTCGAGGCGAGCGCGTTCCGGGGCAACCGGGTCGCCTTCGACGCCAAGGAGTTTTGCGGACCGCTCCTGCGGTTCAACGCGTTCGAGGGGAACGCAGAGGCCGTGCGCCTGGACCACAAGTCCGGGGCAAAGATTCGGGGAAACCGATTCGAACGGAACGGCACCGCCCTGTTCCTGGACTTCTCGTCGTACCCGGAGGTGCGTCGAAACCGGTTTGCCGACAACGACTGGCACGTGAAGCTCGGCCGGTTCATGTCGGCCGACTGGGAACGGCGTCAGGGGTCTGCAAGGATCACGTTGGGGAAAGCCCGGGAGCGCAATACCCGCAACCCCATGATGCTTCGCGGAACGCTGCCCGGAGCAGCCGGCGTGGTGGACGTGAGCGAGAACGACTGGGACGAGGAGACACGGTCCGAGATGGAGGCCGGCCCCGAGGCAAATCTCTCACGCATCTGGGACGGCCGGGACGAACCGAAGGTGGCCTATACCAACTGGGGAACCGGCCAGGAAAAGTTCACCCTCGACCGAGTGCGATTTTCCCCGCCTTTGACCGCCTCGCCGGCCGTGGGACCGGAGGCGTGGATTCCGCTGGACACCGAACTTCCGACGAAACCGATAAAAAGGGGGCCTGGAGCTCCTCCCGCCCCCCCCGCCCGTCCCTCCCATGGGGAACCGTGAGCACCCCCCTTCCGCCCCCTTACCTTGTGGTGTAGGGTGACTCTGAAACGCGTACCACGCGCAAGGCCATTGGCATACCAAAGCGCTGGCGTCTTGTGTGAGGAGGGAATGTGGTCATGAAAAAGCGGTCGTGGCACGGGGCCCTAGCCGCAATAGGGATAGCCAGTCTGCCTTTGTTGGGAGCGTGCGCGGCATCCTCCGGCGACGGTGATGAGGTCGGCGGGTCCGCGGGGGGAACCGTGATGGGCACCGTCGACGTCTCAGGTCTGGGGCGGCTGCCGGGAATCCGGGTCACTCTCGGAGATCAGGTTTCCACCCTTACGGATGCGGAGGGCGCGTTCCGTTTTTCCTTCGTGCCCCAAGGTGTGCACGAGGTCACCGCCCAGTACCGGGCCTACCGGTACTCCGGCACCGCCTGGGCGCGCTTGGAGGGCGACGGCGTGCCCATGATGGTGAACTTGACCCTCCAGCCCAACTCCTCCGTCGGCAAGACGGTCGGGGTGCTGACACCGGAGGATATTCCCGGGGTGGACGCGATCAACATTCAGGACGTGGTCGGCCACGAAGGCATCGTTGTCCTTTGCGACGTGGAAAACGGGTTCGAGGTGGTCGACGTGTCCGACCCAACCGCGCCCGCCTTCATCGGGGGCGTTTTGGGGGACCGCAACTGTGAGGCCGCGGCCCTCGACTGGCCCCTTTTGTATTGTGGTTGGAACCTCACATCGTTGCAGGAAGGGGGAGTTGCGGTCTACTCCCTGGCCGATCCGACCAGCCCGGTGAAGCTCGGCGAGACAGTCACGGACAACCGCGTGTACGGGATATCGCTCGATGGCACGGCTCTGTACGCCATCGGAGACGCGGCGTTCCAGGTGTACGACGTGACGGATCCGAAGGCGCCCTCGCTCCTGGGAAGCCTTCCCATGGCCGGCGAGGGCGTCGAGCATCGCAGCGGCTACGCTTTCGTGGCGACGGACGGCCCCGTGCTGACCGTGGTGGACGTGCGAGAGCCGTCCAGCCCCGTGGTGGTGTGGCAGTCAGCCGAAACATCGAGCGCGGTGGACTGCGCCATCGACGGCACGTATGTGTACGTGGCTGCGGACCGGCTGTACCAGTACGATGTTCGCGACCCCACCGACGTGCGGCTCATAGGCGTGACCGACGCGGACGACCTGGAGGCACAAGGTGCGAAGTTGGGGAGTGGCCTCAACCTGGAAGGGCTCTCCGCAAGCCGGGGAAGCGTGTATCTGGGGGCCATGTTCGACGGGATGGTAGTGGTGGACTACAGCGACCCACACCGCCCCCGGTTTGCATGGCAGAGCGACGAGATGGTCCCGTTCGCGATGAATGTATACGTCAACGGTGCTTACGCCTACACCGCGAGCTGGACGGAAGGCCTGCGCGTGGTGAGGAGAAAGTAGCGGCCGCGGGCCACCGCCGTCTCTGGACGGCGCTCTCCTATCGAAGCCGCTCTTGCCGATCCACGAGCACAGCGTGGGTGAGCATGTGCCGGGCCGTGCGGAAACTCAACACGGGACGATCGTCGGTGTTGAGGGGAACCTCCTCGGTCAGGTCACGCGCGGTTCGAGGCCCTGCGTAGGCCTGTCGGTTCGCTGCGGGGAGGCGCGAGGAAGGGGCCCGGCCCCGGTCGGGGGCGAGCAGCAGCAGATCCCCCCGCTGAGGCACCCAAAGGGACCATTCGGGGAAAACGCGGGCAAAGGTGGCCTCGAATATCGCCAAGTCCCTGGGGGCCGTTCCGTATGTCTGGAACCACTGGACCATCAGCCCGCCCTCCGCCAGTCGGTCCCGGCACATCGTCAGGAACTCTCGGGTGAACAAGGCCCAGGAAAACCCCACCCACGGGTTCGAGGGCTGGGAGACAATAATATCGAAAGGCTCCCGGCCCGAAGCAAGGAAGTGGCGAGCGTCATCAACGACCAGGGTGAGCCGTGGGTCCTGAACGGCCCGGGCGTTCACGTCTCTAAACCACGGAGCCGCCCGTACGACCTCGGGCGAGATCTCTACGCACACCACCTCCCGGACCGGGTAGCGCAAGATCTGGTCAACCGTCTGACCACTTCCCCATCCTATGACGAGCACCCGCTTCGCATCGGGCTTCAGTGACATGGGCAACCGGGCCAGCATCCGCTGGGTTGGGCTATCGAGCAACGTGTTGGAAGCCGGCTTTCCATCGATGATCAGATAGCGTTGCGCCCCCTGCTCCACCACCAGTACCGTGCCTATTGGCCCCTCGATCACGGCCAACAGCTGTGAGCGTCGCCCGGCTGCCACGGCTTGCATTGGGGGAGAGAAGGCAAGATTTTTTGCGTATCTCGGGGCCGCCCAGTACACTCCGGAGTGCACCGTCAAGGGCGATGGCGACGGGGCGGCGACCAGCAGCAGTCCCGCCGACACCGCCAACACCAGGAACGGCATCGGTACGCGCCATCGGAGCTTCGGCAACAACGCCGCACCGACCAAGACATACCCCCCCGCCATCGTCCGGTACGCGCCATCCACGCCCACCTGCCCTACGAGTAGGCTGTTGACGATCACCGGCCCAAACACCGCCCCCAGGGTGTTCGCCGCCACCAACACACCGGTCTGGTGCCCTCCCGGGCCACCGACGGGAGCTGACATGGCGAGCACCAGGGGGAAAAGAGCCCCCAGCGCAACGGCCCCCGGGTACAACACCACCATGGCACACAAGCCCTGGGCCGTCAGCAGATCGATCCATTGCACCCCTGCCGGAGGCAAACGATCGGCCAGCCACACCACGGTCCAGGGAAGCTGGGGTAAGGTCCACGGGAGAAGCGCCAGCAGCCCGGCCGCTGAGGCCGCGATGGAGGAAGACCACCGCGAGGCATTGGGGGCCACACGCGCGGCCAGCAGGC
This is a stretch of genomic DNA from Deferrisoma camini S3R1. It encodes these proteins:
- a CDS encoding nucleotidyltransferase domain-containing protein, which translates into the protein MSKKGTVDSVLSRCKALIQNVEPGARVVLYGSRARGDARDDSDYDLLVLLEGPVDLAREQRIRAAVYPVELDTGAVITVFAESRERWESPVFQAMPFVQNVEREGRIV
- a CDS encoding type II toxin-antitoxin system RelE family toxin, producing MRYRLRILRRAQKELAGLPSKSYEAVRDAIRALAENPRPTQARKLVGRDGWRVRIGSYRVIYEIDDEQGVVVVLHVGHRRDVYR
- a CDS encoding type II toxin-antitoxin system Phd/YefM family antitoxin gives rise to the protein MGGKPARYVTDEQGNPVAVIVSLGDYRRMLEALEELESIRAYDAAKASGDETVDFEAAVQEIEERRGG
- the mntA gene encoding type VII toxin-antitoxin system MntA family adenylyltransferase antitoxin, with amino-acid sequence MGPPHDIETIRRAVVEVVGDDPDVVAAYLFGSRATGREKPGSDVDVALLMREGFDYLAHYDHILRVMGELEDRLGTRVDVVYLNRADPVLQREVRMKGRLLWERDRSARIAWIVRSRKLWLDGEHRRRIYREVRARKAKEALHHG
- the hepT gene encoding type VII toxin-antitoxin system HepT family RNase toxin, which codes for MVDVALAHRLLALIEGYLGDLTVLGDLTFEEYRDDVRTRRFAERTLQIAIEACLDLGQHILADEGWGEPQTNREVFRLLTKHGVLDEDLGRRIEPMAGFRNLIVHNYGDIDDFLVYGILRDRVGDIQRFCRAVRRFLERGEER
- a CDS encoding right-handed parallel beta-helix repeat-containing protein produces the protein MRRFVILLSFLVAVCARAEDTQIRWSGRVALDAPLTVTADQILVVEPGTEIAAGPGGTVLVQGKAYLLGTAESPVRITGTREAPQPVFQANTPEAVVRLHRVEAEGCGTVVGATAGTVVATESAFRKNATALRLQMRTRAVLGDVAFEENDLGLAADNGALVTVDGAAFRKNTVGVGAGNSVRLTLRGCRFEANETGYSQTNGADTALEGCSFTGHTGAAVFLRQSRRSPRISFCRFEENRAAVVARSTSHPLVEASAFRGNRVAFDAKEFCGPLLRFNAFEGNAEAVRLDHKSGAKIRGNRFERNGTALFLDFSSYPEVRRNRFADNDWHVKLGRFMSADWERRQGSARITLGKARERNTRNPMMLRGTLPGAAGVVDVSENDWDEETRSEMEAGPEANLSRIWDGRDEPKVAYTNWGTGQEKFTLDRVRFSPPLTASPAVGPEAWIPLDTELPTKPIKRGPGAPPAPPARPSHGEP
- a CDS encoding spermine/spermidine synthase domain-containing protein: MDIRIAGALYFASGVVALSLEILWFRALELVVGASAPAVVVLLSGYMGGLAAGTWLGGRWGWYGARRPGRALAALHVLVGVTGLALMLFFPVVPAPPWFSPAARRVMAFVVMVLVAAPVGGMFPVLAAVLPSGGRRAPHLALLYGLNILGAATGTVLVSFLGLELLGARACAGWSAAASVVLAGLFLGTGGAVRRGQPSSPPASARHAGTAVRWIVIAFSLGFLGLGLQTAAVRALTPIMGLSIYALAGTVVPFLLGLGTGSLLAARVAPNASRWSSSIAASAAGLLALLPWTLPQLPWTVVWLADRLPPAGVQWIDLLTAQGLCAMVVLYPGAVALGALFPLVLAMSAPVGGPGGHQTGVLVAANTLGAVFGPVIVNSLLVGQVGVDGAYRTMAGGYVLVGAALLPKLRWRVPMPFLVLAVSAGLLLVAAPSPSPLTVHSGVYWAAPRYAKNLAFSPPMQAVAAGRRSQLLAVIEGPIGTVLVVEQGAQRYLIIDGKPASNTLLDSPTQRMLARLPMSLKPDAKRVLVIGWGSGQTVDQILRYPVREVVCVEISPEVVRAAPWFRDVNARAVQDPRLTLVVDDARHFLASGREPFDIIVSQPSNPWVGFSWALFTREFLTMCRDRLAEGGLMVQWFQTYGTAPRDLAIFEATFARVFPEWSLWVPQRGDLLLLAPDRGRAPSSRLPAANRQAYAGPRTARDLTEEVPLNTDDRPVLSFRTARHMLTHAVLVDRQERLR